One Rhinoraja longicauda isolate Sanriku21f chromosome 14, sRhiLon1.1, whole genome shotgun sequence genomic window, GGCTTATATTTACATTCTGTTATTAATGGTGATACCGTTCTACACACAAAGGAATGGACCCAAAAGGTAGCTTCATTTGGGGTCTCACATAAACCTTAATTGCAGTTTTAATGGAAAATGAAACATTTTGAATATTTTTCAAATGCCTAAATAATGACAAGAATACTGGGAGATTATTCCTCACTCAAGAATCATGTCTACCCTTTCCCTTGCACTGTTGTATTTTGCTACTTCTCTCAACTTTGTATTCTCCTGTGTTACCTGATGTTTTAGCAATTAGGTGAGACAGCTTCTCATGGAAGCCAGGTGGTAGCTTTGTTTTTGTGACTCTTGAGGTTTCAGGGCTCTTGGAAAATTCTTCTGCCTTATTCTTTTTTCTTATGCTAGCTGCATACAATTCATTTTTTTGATCAACCAGAGCATATTTGTAATCGTCTTCTGTATCTTGCTGACTCCATTCATGTGCTAGGTTCACATAATCCATGTCAGAAAATGTGTCGCTCTCTTTAATAGTCTCCCCTGAACTTTGATAAATTGGCCTTTCTATGTCTTTAAGGAAAGATGACCCCTCCCTGAAGGAAAGGGGGAATTCTCTCTCAGAAATATTCTCATAGACTGAACTTGTTTCAGGATCATCACCTTCCCCACATTCTCTGTATTTTGCAGGATCAAGTGTTAAGTTTTTTGTGTCCTCTTTCTTTGATCTATCTTTAAACAGTTTGACAGTGGCATAAATTATTGGTGCTTCTTCCCTTTCTTTTGTAGATGGAGTATTACCAATTGTTTCCACATTTGGCTCAGCTCCACAAGCAGATTTATACTCTTCCCCATCTTGATTTAATttactttttgttgtttttgaacTTTTCTCAGAGTCCTGCTCATTCGTCAAAGCATGCCCACTTTCGTCCTGGGATATTTTATAGAATAATTCTTGAGAAGAACTTGGAATGTTTGACGCTCTTCGGCCAGGTCCTATGGAAGTCTCAGAGATGGGCTTCAATGGGCGACATTCTATGTTGGATTCTAATTCTTTAACAACTCTCTTAACAATGTGGTAAATCTTTTCAACTTCCTTTGTGTTGAATTGAAAAACCCCTTCACCCGAATCACATCTTCTGCCTGCCTCAAACGTGAAAACTGcctgcagaaaaaaaaaatctatgtcaATTTATAATTGTCCACAATGTAAAATTCACATTACCGCATTTGGCTTTATGTAATATTGAAATATCTAACACATTTCATGTCTGCCAAGTGTAGAAAATCAGCTGCATGTGCTGTTCCTACTTTCAGGAAAATGAAAAACTGTGATGAAACAAAGGTTGTTTGTTACCCCAGATTGCAATTCACTGTCATTCAAGCCATACTCAAATAAAATTACGTATCCCTTTTGGTTCCCCACTGGTAAGGTATCAAATACATTCTGTATCAGGTTCACCACCTGAATCCCTAAGGGTAAAA contains:
- the LOC144600114 gene encoding uncharacterized protein LOC144600114, whose product is MEKPIKEGILQMQHYKFGMKVWKKSWFILYPASSYSIARLEQFDAKEGSTSLEKPNSKKAERIISLSNCINISGIQVENTPKDMSAFYINTTDKNWILAAPKNDVMQWIICLSELAFVDTNAQNKCEDFPASSSMSSNDSFLMKENELYSSISQAKPDNQFTVTVRNTATTTRCNLQGKYTLIVGNDSLILRDPVTMEVAYTWPYQLLRRYGKDQAVFTFEAGRRCDSGEGVFQFNTKEVEKIYHIVKRVVKELESNIECRPLKPISETSIGPGRRASNIPSSSQELFYKISQDESGHALTNEQDSEKSSKTTKSKLNQDGEEYKSACGAEPNVETIGNTPSTKEREEAPIIYATVKLFKDRSKKEDTKNLTLDPAKYRECGEGDDPETSSVYENISEREFPLSFREGSSFLKDIERPIYQSSGETIKESDTFSDMDYVNLAHEWSQQDTEDDYKYALVDQKNELYAASIRKKNKAEEFSKSPETSRVTKTKLPPGFHEKLSHLIAKTSGNTGEYKVERSSKIQQCKGKGRHDS